A region of the Pseudomonas silesiensis genome:
AACTGCGCGGTCAGCATGGAATCGCGTTCGACACTCTCGATCACCACGAATCGCGTGGAAACGTAGCCCAGCCCCAGCGCCACGGCAGCGATGATGAAAAAACTGCCGAAGGAGAACCAGCGCAACAAATTGAATGGCCCGCGCCTGCCCTGGCGTTCTGTTACCGGCGTCTGCAACGACGCCGCTGTCTTTTGTTGTTCCAATGTCTGCATGGGTCGGTCCTGGATGCTTGCGACAAGCCTTTTCAGCCGTGTTTCGAATCAGTGTAGGTGTCATTGTTGGAGACAGATGGCACCTTTGATACTATTTAGCCGCTAGTGCGATTGCACCGCCTGTAACGGCTGCTGCCGTTCGGTTTCCTCCTGCAAAAAAGCCAGGATGGACTGCGCCGCGTTCTCATCCAGACGCAGGTTGGGCATCGCAATCCTGTCGAAGCGCTCGAACAATTGCATCGCGATCGGGTCCTTTTCGGCCAGCATGCGGTCCGGCTCGCGGATCCAGCGCGCCAGCCAGGCCGGCGCCCGCTGACGTGTAACGCCGATCAGGTCGGGACCGATGTCGCGCATCCCGGTGCCTTGCCCATCCTGAGGGCCGAGGCTGTGGCATGAGGCGCAGCGGGTGCGGAACAATTCTTCGCCGGTGCTGGGCGGCCGCAGCTGCGGCGCACTGACGTAGCTCTGCTCGACACTGGGTTGCTTCCAGTTCTGCAAGGTATTGGCCAATTGATCGGCCAGAATCCACGGGTTCTCGAAGGGTGACGCTTTCATCCAGCGGCCCGTGCTCTGGTTGCCGACGATCAGGCTCAGGTTGTGATCCTTGTTGCGACCGTTGTCGACGCCTTCGATGAACAGCCCCAGCTTGTGCCGCAGCTCGGTGACAGCGTCGAAGTCACCGGTGAGAAATTGCCAGCCCGGCCCGACCTTGAACCGTCGCGCATAGGCCTTGAGCACCTCGGGCGTGTCGCTGAGCGGATCGATGCTGATGGAATAGAAAAAGATGTCCTTGCCGACCCGGTCCCCGAGCAACTGTTGCACCTGGCGCAGGCGCGCGGTTTCCAGCGGGCAGGAATCGCTGCAGGTAGTAAATATGAAATTGATCACCACCACCTTGTCCCGGATCAGGTCATCGAAGAAATGCACCTGCCGACCGTCCTGGTCGGTCAGCAGGGTATTGGGGAAATAACCGGCGCCCCAAGGTGTCGCCGCCGCCGCAGCCGGCGCCTCGGCCACCTCGTGGGCCACCAACAACCGGGTAGCGAGCAGGCAGCTGACCAGCATCAGTACCAGGTGCAGGCCCAAGGCTGTAGAGCGTGGCGTTTGCCCGTTCATGTCGGCTCGCTCCCGATTCATTTCTTGACCGGCACTTGTGGGCCGAAGCCATCGCCGGTGCGGAAGGTCGGCAGGGCGGCGGAGTTGACGTAACGCACGCCATCCCAGCTCGGCAGCGGCGTCGGCATCAACTGCAATTGCCCCGGCTTCTCGATGTCCCAGCGCAGCAGCATGGAGTTGTCCTCATGCTGGGTGTTGTGACAGTGCTCCATGTAGGTCCCGGCGAATTCACGGAAGTTGATCGCGAACTCGACGCTGTCCAGGCCATCGTCTTCCGAACCGATGCGATAGACGTCCTTGCGCGCCCATTTTTCCCATTCCGGTGGTGCCTTGCCGCCGCGGCTCAGGATGATCCCCTCCTCGAAGTGCACATGC
Encoded here:
- a CDS encoding SCO family protein; protein product: MNRERADMNGQTPRSTALGLHLVLMLVSCLLATRLLVAHEVAEAPAAAAATPWGAGYFPNTLLTDQDGRQVHFFDDLIRDKVVVINFIFTTCSDSCPLETARLRQVQQLLGDRVGKDIFFYSISIDPLSDTPEVLKAYARRFKVGPGWQFLTGDFDAVTELRHKLGLFIEGVDNGRNKDHNLSLIVGNQSTGRWMKASPFENPWILADQLANTLQNWKQPSVEQSYVSAPQLRPPSTGEELFRTRCASCHSLGPQDGQGTGMRDIGPDLIGVTRQRAPAWLARWIREPDRMLAEKDPIAMQLFERFDRIAMPNLRLDENAAQSILAFLQEETERQQPLQAVQSH